Within the Lycorma delicatula isolate Av1 chromosome 11, ASM4794821v1, whole genome shotgun sequence genome, the region GAGGGAAAATGAAGTTAGATATGGCACTtatccaaaacaatttttattttttattcgttgtcGTGAATAATCCCTTTGATTTAAACCTTTTGGGATACCTATAtacttgtataatttaaaataattgatttatttagaaCCATCAAAATCTTTATGTAGCATGGGAAAGGAGATAAAGTTTTTTATCTCGGTGATATTTTCACCCGGAAATATAACAATGTAAGACAACTGCAGgaatttattaactgaatttaaaaaaagtgtttttatagcATGATAGactaatcacatttttttttttactgtaaattagcAAATAAAGATTTGGAGGTCGTGGCAAATGTATTTGTTTGTGATAtaactaatcatttattttttaatgtttataacaataaaaattattacaaaaacataacaaattaagttcagtaaaaaaatatatatatttcaataataaaaattgagataattGTACTATTCCCGTAATATCTTTGATGATGAGTTTGAAACTTGGTAGTTCgcttcataatttatttgtttttattttgtatagcaGAACAGTAAAGCCTTAGTATATCGCACAATAAAGACAAGCgatacaaattatgttaattaatatcaattgcaattaaaataatggtttctataaaaatttcattaaatatagcTGATCTTTAACCTTCTTCTTAACAAAACTCACATTGAAAATATCAGTGTCCCTGCTTAGTCCATGAATAATATCAATACTTCTAGCCGATAGCAAAAGATGCATTCTCTGATTCAGGAATAGGAGACAATGATTCCTTTTATCTAAACTAGGCACTTtaaagctcaaaattcaaaatatcaacaCTATTCTGACATTAAGgaccttataaaaaaatatggagtcctgcaatgttattttgaaataagcCCCAATATGCTTCTGGTAACTAATTTATGCCCACcaaagaaaaaacttcttttgaaCCACCTTAATCTTAGTGTTAGTACATGCCCTCTTATAGTTCCAAACTACTCAAAGGTGATCTAACATTAGTTTGGTATAACCTTAAGATTGACTTggtgttaataaaataactcacCCGCAGTGTCAAGCCTAAGTTCTTTCTAGCTTTTAATACTGTGGATTCTACAATCTGTGTGAACAATAATTTCTTATCAAATGTTATGCCTAAATCAATAGTATCATTTATCCTTCTGATAGTAGAGTTGTCGATTTTATACGAATACTTGCTAGCAAGTGTTTTCCTTGTTATTAATCATAGAGGTTTTCTCAAAGTTCAAGGGCAACCTGTTCTTTATCAACCATTCATGAACTCTGTTAATGTCATCCTGTAAGACCATACtcccataattttaaaataaagaatcctCTTATTTTATCctccaatcactttaaaattactgatgcaattttattcttttaaagattaataaaaaaacacattttacttATAACACTTTTAATCTCATTTCGCTTCACACCCTTATAGCACAAAAAAATTCAGCCATTaccatttgaaaatttaattaatttatctgtaataacacttttttactttaGGTACCATAATCATATTAGTTGTTACAGGGCATGATTAATAAGTTATTCATGCAAACAACTACTCATTATAATAACTAAGATCTTCTGTTACAATGATTGTATCAGACAAGACTGTGTATTCTCTAAcaatcggttaatttttttttcaagtttaaaagctgctaataaaaaagtatataataaataaaattaccagttattaaaaatgaagtaagtggaattagaaaaaaagaaattttaaaatgatacaaataGGAGATAGAATCATAACAATCACATAATAATGTAGACATGCGATTACTATTGTGGGAAGTTGCTCATTAAACAACACCTAGATTAGTTTTTTTCCAGCTAGTTACCGTTTATCGCCTgcacatgaaataaaatattttaaaatcatttttattttcaaataaaaatctcatttggaatataaaagcaattatttttaattactaaataactgcttattatttatttttatttattgtttttgttcattatgtaaaataatgtaactgtTGTAGTGATGTAAAGTAGGCATTACTGAAAATAACTTTGCCATtatcaagaataacaaataaCCCGTGGCATGCTTACTAAGGAACATGAGAAATGAAGCAAGTCTCCTGTTTCCTGTTACCTGTTACCGACTCGGATATATTTTCCACATCAACATGTCAAGCTCAGTAAAATCCAGATAATACTCAAACTTTTAAGCGATATCTTCACTTTATTTATCATAGAAGAAAATGGTTGCATATCATAACTCTCAGAGAAAccaactttattgttttttaattcacatgCTTTACAATATCACATCATAAGAGTGAGGTAagtgtataaaacaataaattaacatatctcttttattagaaaaatgttaatatatcatGTCCACTCAACagtgaaattaaaaagttttctaaaataatctattacaaaaaaaaaaaatataaaaaattgaatattaattaatttattcacacTATCTGTTTGTTATAATCGTTGTAACAGAAGATCTTAGTTATTATAAGGAGTAGTTGCCATTTTTATGAGTATCTTGTTAATAAAGTCCACCAAGAACTAATATGATTAACATACAAAAAAGGGATGTTACAAATatactgattaaatttttaataatttctagtcaggcaaaagaaaaagaaattaaaactaatctccagttacaacaaatattaatattttaccaaatataaCATGAGATGAAACTACATTTCTATATCCACAAATAATTggacaaaattacaaattaagtgaaacaatttttaaaacatggtCTAATAATTGTCCCTTAATTCctaatcaaaaacttttttaataaatttcaacaaataacagttaaaatatgtaataaaatactcaCTTTCCATAGGAGAATGGTAATGTCTTGGCCTTTTATTTCGGGGTCCCTGGGTTTCAATActggtcaggcatgggatttttcatatgctacaaaattctgtTTACATATCCCACTAATAAGCTTCCTATAAGTTTCTGTGatattacgtaaatttaattaaaaaggaaatgaaatgaaaaggagagaaaaaatattctaattttactaaaataaaaacaagaaataaatgtttagattgtaataattagttaaatgtaaataaacatttaaataaaagaacctgaattataataattaactaaatgaaattaatttaataaaaattaaaatcaaacataaataaacaaatactaaaaaattattatacgacTTGCTTTCAAATTACATTTTGCTATGTATGAGTATTTGTTGACCGTGTCTTATGGATTGGGAGCTTAGCTGTATGTAACAGAATGTGTCCCCAATTAATGGATAGGGGGAAGGACATCAATATGATGGATAGCTGTGAATGAAGAGAAACCCAAATAAGCAGTTGTGGACAGCCAGTGAAAATATACGAGGTACAGTGgggtatgttttgttttgttttgtcttaATAGCCTCCTTAGGGTATGAAATGTCAAGATTTGTTAAAAAcccagtatataattttttactgatcaCCATCTTATTctaacatataataaaacaatattagtaCCTGTTTTATGTAGTGATGTATGATTCATTACATCAGCCAATTGTACATCTGAATGTCAGAAACATTATAACCATAACAATAAATAGCATCATGGAAAATGTACCTGAATAAGTATCTCTGAAAGGTAGAGCCCAAGAAAAACAGttccaatataaatataatacagaagaaataaaacttaCCTCACATAACTCCCTAAATAACATTTTTGCAGAAGGATCAGTAGGAGAAAGGaagcaaagaaaaatatgaaattaattgatGAAACTATAAGACAAGAAACTATAAGATAATGAAGGAAAAGGCTTGagacagaaatggatggagacagcaGCAGCATTAGGGATTTTTCCACCTTGCAGTTCATTCGATGATGATACATATTTTGTAGAATCATCTATTAATCGTTAAATACTCTTTAAAAATCACGCATCAAATATTAATTGGATATCCACTTtaactgtgtgtatatatatatatatatatatatattaaaattaccaatATTACTAATAACTGATTTATCAACGTACTTAATATTTGTTCATATATGTAAGTCTTATTAAGATGGCCAAACTGTTAGgaacaataatgtaataattaattgttaaaaatattacaaaaatgaaatatgttgtgaccataatttaaaaaaaatttaaatatggtgacaacaaaaattttaataaaaatttgaagattatattacaaggaaaacaaaccaaacgttttgaatatcattattataaattaataacaataaattacatatgtttaaaaaattacacagaataaaaatataagtaaagtttGATAGAAGAGATAATTggtttaacagaaatatttaatttaaattgcttagattgaactatttaaaaatggtaaatattaaaatgttcatcaaatttataaacagtttGTAATTCCACCAACAGAACACAAATCAACAGCAGCAGATAACCAATGGATCTTATTTTAGaatatcttgtaaaaatattattagagggTCTCTATCTCTTcacttatagaataaaattttcacactttCTGAATGCAGATGGATacaaaatctttataattaaaaaaaaataccaataaaattataatttctctagctctccctctttctctctacacataattttttttttcattataatacggGGCTTATACCAGCACTTCTTACCAAGTGGATGTGATGGCAAAGAAGTTAATCAACTCTTTCTTTTATACTTACATAggcatttattatttacaatagaaaataataattattatactcagttaagtattactaatttttttattaatttatttacttatttattaaacaaataaaaaataattttaaacaataatcgaTGGCCACTAAATTATTGAACCTCTACTAATCTATCCctcttaaaatttctctttcagaCTAAGTATAATGAGCTACAGCTAATCTTCCtataaaagaacatttaatttCATACCAGTCAATCAAagccaagaaataaaataattgttaagcattttttgatattaaatgcTGTTAACACTTACTTCAAAAAGGAACTCCTATTAGTATGGTCCTATCAGATGCATTTCTAATAATGTGCATGTTGAATCATGTTAAGGGAACTTAATGGTCAGTCTGTGGAGAGGGACACTCGCTTCTCACCGTTAAAGAATgaacttctaaatttatttcactcAGAGCGGGATTCTTCTAATTTCAGAAATATACATTGctaattttaataaccttttgattaatgataattgcATTAGTCAATTAAATAAGACTTAAAAGTATACCTTTACTATTTTCTACAAAGTTAGTATGTCCCCCAGCTGTTTATGACTATTACATATCTTAACAAGATCCTTAACAAGTAATTAAACAAGACTACTGGTTGAAAGCAAATACTAGTTGtttcagttttcaaaaatgtaacaTACATTCACGCTAATGAAAAgcacaaaaaacattacaataacataaaacataaataataatatataaacattaaatttttaaatttcagatgtTTGTAAAGCGTTTGGTACTCTTGATAGTTTGCATGGTGTACCTCGATTTTGTTCAAGCACAAACTGACCTATTCCAAATGTTTGATAAAAGAGAAAATGGTAAATACTGTGGGAAAAACTTAGTAGCAGCTTTACAACTAATCTGTAATGGTGTATATAACTccatgttcaaaaaatcttcgTATTCAGGTAGGTAAATATGTAATAACAATTAACAGttgctttgtaaatttttatgtcttTAAATTGTTAGTATGATTAGTTATAAAAGTTCCCAAACTGaacgtttcttaaataaaataaagctgacaaataaaaataatactagaaaacaaagattataaatcaatatatttaaatacaagattctagatacaaaaattaaaaattgatcagAAATTgacaaattgattaaaaaaattgatcaaaaactGATGATGATTGTAGAAGATAACAAAACTGTTAGCAAATAAAGAGCACAACATATAACTCTAATTACAGCAGAAaagttatattcaattaaaagatAGTAATCAAACCAAGTTTTTTGCATTgagataatacataatttttttcaaacttagaTTTGTATTACATATAAGTATAAGAAGTACCTATCTTAAAAATTGGTAACAGCAAAATAGGCAAACTTGTATAgatatactattaattttaaattcattaacattCAACCATTAAACACAGATTTCTTCTCTACTTgtacaaaatcttttttgtaaataaaaaaaaaacaaaatatttttgtgctCCTCAATGTAggtgttatatatttttagttttacattgttttaattgaggattttgtaaaaaaaaaatgtttactcggGTTTTTTCAGGTTCTTGTTTAATCCATAAAGTGCACTGGTTCTTTTTACTTTTCGCCATTCTCTGGCGTTCTTTGATATTCTCTGCCAATAAGATTGCATTATcagtacattttatgtttttaataaagttttagtttGATTTAATGCTGACTTTTTCAACTCTAAGTAATTCTTGGATGTTTCAGAATCTTGTAAGAACAGAGATGActtttctaaactatttttttcttctcttttgatTTATGCATAGCTTGTAAAGAtgtgttttgatgaaatttacttGGAAAAGGTTTGCATTCAGAAAAGTTTTAATGACATAAAAAGTATTACGAATAACAACTGATAGATCTAATAAACTTTTCCAatagcagtttttaaaattttatttacacagaatattacttgtttaattttgtgtaacaATACAAAATGTACAATTCCTATATACTTACAtagaataactgaataaatttaataaatgttttagatgaaattaataatgaagattgGATAATGAATACAGATATAGAGAACGTTCAGTATCCATTTAAAAGTCGTGCCAGTGCAACAGCTTTAATGCCAGGAACATTTCGTAGAAGAACAAGAGGTATTTATGATGAATGTTGTAGAAAGAGCTGTAGTGTTCGTGAAATGGCTGGATATTGCGGGCGGTAGTTTAATTTCAGTAagtataataaacatcaaatttattttctttgtttgtaaTGCCTATTTTCCCCAGTTTCTTGGGTTATGTGGAAGAAATCTTTATGGTTTGATGTCAATCTAATAAAGTATATCTGTAATAAAAGATGTGCAACTTAAACAATAACACAGCATAGATGGGAAACGCCTATGTTCTATgctaaaggcaaaataaaaccacaataaagtacaatgttaaaaatgtaacttaaaaagaataaaataatgatctGGCATATGTCCAATGGAATAGATAGACAAAAAAGATCGTATGAATAATCAAATATCTGAATCCACATGCAAAACCTTAAGAAATCATACACAAGACATTCGATAATATCATTACATTGTTCCCTAAGATATTTCAGATGTTATCCCCCCAGTTTAAACGTCTGACGCAATAGCAAATTACACACAGTCCAAAAGGACGTGGTGTAATGTCATTGACTAGTTCCAAGCAAACACAAGCCAGTAATTCAGTTTGGATcatgagatatccatgagtgagcctagtgtgctcAATTCGTAAATGGCAAATAATAggcaaataataacttcctctcgATGGTTATTCCTGCAGAAGAGCTCCAAGCTGAAAGTGTTCTTAATTGGACGAACTtcattgttgatggtagcattccattcactttgccactcatcatgaaccactcTCTCAAAAAACAGACAAGATTGTTTGAAATAAGCAATTCATTAGAAGAGGCTGCAAACAATTCTCTTATGCCACACAATCAGCACGTTCATTGCCTAAAATTCCAATATAGCTAGGGATCCAACAGAAACTCACAGTTGTTATGCTGAGTTATTTCCGTGACAACaggctatatataaaataaaacagggaATCCGGGAGACAGATGGTGGGCATTATACGAatgatctctctccaaatgttgttggtttgcaggACACCTCTTGGGTGTACCCTAATAAATACGTGATGtaatttctttccggccatggtgcttttagggacagactgcagaaatttggcctggtagattctgggatgtgtcctcagtgtggacaattgggcAACACCTACCTTGTTTTATACAAATGCTCAAAGTACAAGTTAATGAGTACAGAGACCATTTGTCGGCTTGATCTAATCGAGTCGGCGTTGGATCTCTGTGTAAACTGGAGAAGTCAAGcagaatgggcaatagtggagagttttatagtgtacttagtaAAGGAACAGATTGCAGAGGGGATCTAGAGCTTTGCTTGAATTTCTCctgtatttattatgtttttgtcctttgttttgtttcaatgttactatgttattgttccatgtaatacttttatgtttcgtttttatgtttcatgttgtgtgttgaactcacttttaccttctacaggtAGATAGTTCAATTGCTTTGAttagttaggtcctttcagtcttacttaagactcagtgagatgtgttttgttttgagttcattaaatagtagtacaccgatgggagtGTCACTCATGGCAGTTGCATCGGTGGCATACTGGCCAAggcagactggaatatgtcaaaagccaaggtttcaaagatgacctccggtaaagcccataagagctTGGAACAGAGGGATGGCAGAGGGTGTCTCCCCCTATGGGGGTCAGTACATATCACTAACACCTGCAAGGCACTTATTACACATTTAAGGTATAGCACAAGATCTCAAGATTTTAATTATCCGAAAAAGACGGAAAAGAAGTCCAGGGATGAATATGCCCTCTGATTTTCATGTGGAGTTGTGTATGTAATTAAAACAGGTCCAACcctattgaaaagtaaaaaattgcttGGATAGTTACTCCATTGtcaattttggttttcaaaaaccaaaatcaaaaatctctgtattatttattctatatataaattgtaaagcaGAGGGAACAAACTACATTTCTGTTTTCACTTCTTTCTGAATCGGAGACTACTTTCCTTATCTTCTAAAATACTCATCTGctctttgattttatattttaatttttcttaaaatttaaaattaactaatgtttacttaataaattaattactgtaaatgtaatgttaattgtttttttctgttcaacattGTCACATGCTTTCTCAGATCCATTAATGCCATAGcatttacagctttttttttaattttaaaagaccatgtaaatacatatatttacatgGTCTTTTAAGATTAAGCTTATGTCTAGAACGGTTTTCCTtaagtttttgtaaaacaaattggcAGTCAACTTTGTATATCTTCTACCATACATTTGATTCACCCGTAAATTATAGCatataaatttgtgtaaatatgaaaatatgtatgaggacattcagttttcattttgaatatcttataatgtatatatttcatgGATGTACGTAAATTTTTCAGAGTTAATCAAAGAAACTACCAAACTGACTTTTGTGAATtttccaaaaatcaattttatatatccaatactaaattgttgtttattgaaaatatttcatgtaattaatcatattttcatgcttttgtttttatgtttcagatgcatacttatttatttttaaaacaattttatttatttaataaagaattttaattatacaaatgtaaaaactCATGAAcacataaatacttatttttaaagttacttttaataaataataaaaattaaaaaaaaaaagaaatgagtggttttactgaagaaaaaagttatatagtatttatattttataacatgagTTATAATACAACgtggtgaaaaataaaatcagactcaaacacatttattttaaagtttatgttgaAATTGTTTACCACCAgctgttgtttaaaaaatagaaaatttgttattaacagTGACTTTTCAGAGCCAGTAATCACAAAAATGGACGTCTCCCCtgatcatctttttttaattggtttttgtaatgatattaagaagaaatatttaaaagctggatttaattgttattaaattgtgAGGTACATATGATACAATGTCAGAAACAGTTCTTGGTGCACATAGTTGATTGCTTATCAATCACCATTTACCATTTAAAAACCagctgtattttcattttttcaaaatttcatagaTGCAAACTGAGTGGAAAACTTCATCAGTATTCATCGAATAACATACCGTTCCATTATTCTGATGCTAATTCACTGGTTCAAGActaataaattaacacatttatcagtttatatttatgtataatcttTAATGAttccataattttaatacattgttaatgaaatatctgaTTTAATGAAACGTCATGTTGTCTATGAACTCTGAGTTATTACTGAACAATAAAgagaaagttacatttttacattatgaatataaaatctcAGCTATTAACAAGGCAGCTGAATATTgacaacttcatttattttacgaGTAAGAAGAACTAAACagattatatacttattttcctTTACAAATTAGTGTGAATTGCAAAGTTTCGAAAACTTCTGCTAGTCATTAATGGAATTTGGTCATAAATATGCTTATTGTAAGGTTTGAGTGCAATTTTATTTGTACTACCTGGTTATAATAAAACAGTAtggagtattatatatatatatatatatatatatatatatatatatatacacacaaatattgtctaataaatgtcattaatttatttatatatgagaggcatattcataaagtaagggccatttggtcaaaaatattaacttgtgagaaaaggtttttacttagttttagttTACTggatatctacttcacttttccacacaatcaccattcagttctaagtatttttcataatgctgcaccagtttctttaacccctctgcatatAAGTTCAccacctgggaattgaaccagttgataATGGCAGTCTTAAGTTCCTTGTAGTTTTCAAACCtctgtccaccaagccacttttttcaaatgcaagaagaggaagtagtcacAATGTGTAAGGTCACGTagacccgctaatatttaaatataagccaatggcccttaatttatgaatatgcctcgttcttaaatggtaatattttgttacttaataacgttaataaaatattttctttatgaaattagttaaagttcatatttatatttaaatacatatttgtttttaatttaatttttctgatatatattttttatatatttattgtgcgttgtaaaatgtcatttaatatattatctatttaaaattattaattatttattcgttttttattcttttattttttttattttataactttataagtGATACCCCcagaataatttttaagctaGTAAAATTTTACTAGCAGTAGTAATACTCAATTTATTGTTACATAACTACATTAATCTCTCAAAGGGGTCTCATTCCTTATGAAAGTTGATTGTTCATATACATCAAACTTCCATTTCCTAATCTTTTCCTCCCTCTCAGTGAGAGTTGTGGCAGCTGTCACATTGGCTTTGGATCTGTACAATTAAGCATCAACAAACGTTTGAACATTCTTAACGAATAAACTGATATAAAttgtggaaataataaaataataattaccactGTTAACACAATTAGTGAACAAAAACAATCCTCCAAAATCTATTCAAGTAAATCTTTAACCAGgtaatactgaaaatttcatttacacacAAATAGGAATGTAAAATCAGTGTATTAGGATTTTTATAGGATTATTATCATTTAGCAATCTCCATGCACTTTCTATATCGGCTCCTGaatcaaaatcaattaaaatacatgAATGTTTTACTAACTCTAGCAtacaaattctcttttttttagttaatatatgcTTGCCACTTGTCCAGTATGACTGTTTGACAAGGAGAATTACTTCACTGATTATTGATAGTAGTTGACAACAGTTACATAAAAGACAACAGTTGGTTGGTTGGTTACTACAACAAGAAAACAGTCTTTTATTACATGTCCATTGCTGAGgtacaaaaactgaatttatttcttCCTCCACAAAAATAAACTCATCAATTTCAACAGTTTTCTTTGTGCACtaatatttacacatttacaaGGTAATTAGTATAAGGTACATGAAAATTATTGcatcaaaatttcctttttcttaaaaatataaataaatgaaactgaatgaaaattaattatccaGAATAACAATGCtgttattaatgtaattagtCTACCGTTAATCTTATCCCAAAACAGAATTTACATGTAAAAAGGTTGTACAACATTATCTTTCTATATTTGTCCTTATTCATTAACATCTATAAGTTAAGAATGTTCAAAATTTAGTCGACACATAACTGAAAAGATGCTAACTCCAGCTTTATCAGCAAAGTATAAAATAATGCAAAGAATAAAACAAACCATTGGTGCAGCTTCTACCAGCATCCAT harbors:
- the LOC142332203 gene encoding LIRP-like; this translates as MFVKRLVLLIVCMVYLDFVQAQTDLFQMFDKRENGKYCGKNLVAALQLICNGVYNSMFKKSSYSDEINNEDWIMNTDIENVQYPFKSRASATALMPGTFRRRTRGIYDECCRKSCSVREMAGYCGR